The following are encoded together in the Halopseudomonas salegens genome:
- a CDS encoding glucosyltransferase domain-containing protein: protein MLSRAMAPVWRLTVSLQGIAWIFAIIVLVYAYPFIAPSLNSDDVIQIQSISRDALTFIAQGRWGYFIIFEWLQDNNPGALFYGAAGLAVLLLSSWIAARIIGLRHGAAVYAFLLVSCISIYYGMLFDFSSTRLAYPLANLAALGGLWLCINQRPLAGVLIMSLAPALYPAASQLAGTVLICAAIASVLREGNLSHLKRFLWGGLGIILSLIAYYLITRLAYQLLNIAPGQRMSISPLAAIDNFRVIYSLLGGHTFPFLCTDCLGSYRTVRWLLPLAAIFALFLLVVITKSKQQRKPLHSIIVALLILLGFFSPFALAFAGSNTPFPPRSLISLAVLHGFWVAFAFDAIADRSVKNGSSHYIGGAVLLAAFLFVFDSGAQINNFAYDKHLSTQVDMLATNRIISRIELVAANEQRDLQTPQPLVVIHDIPLQSSPRGDAGTARHAPWSKEWIFRLASPQLRPAPETEQIAREAAAGRSGWPSHESVFFLDNGTVVVIINQHEE from the coding sequence ATGCTATCAAGGGCCATGGCACCGGTTTGGCGACTGACTGTTTCACTGCAAGGAATAGCCTGGATATTTGCGATTATTGTCCTGGTGTATGCCTATCCGTTCATTGCTCCATCGCTGAACAGTGACGATGTCATACAGATTCAGAGTATTTCGCGCGACGCACTCACCTTCATAGCGCAAGGTCGCTGGGGCTACTTCATTATCTTCGAGTGGCTTCAGGACAACAATCCAGGCGCTCTTTTCTATGGCGCTGCAGGTTTGGCGGTGCTCTTGTTGAGTAGCTGGATTGCTGCAAGGATCATAGGTCTACGACATGGCGCTGCCGTGTATGCCTTTCTCCTGGTCAGCTGCATTTCAATCTACTATGGCATGTTGTTTGATTTCTCCAGCACGCGCCTTGCTTACCCATTAGCCAATCTGGCTGCATTAGGCGGGTTGTGGCTGTGCATCAATCAACGCCCTCTGGCAGGGGTTCTGATCATGTCACTGGCCCCCGCGCTTTATCCGGCGGCCTCTCAACTGGCAGGCACTGTCCTGATATGCGCTGCGATCGCCTCGGTGTTGCGTGAAGGCAATTTGAGCCATCTGAAGCGCTTCCTGTGGGGCGGGCTCGGCATAATTCTGTCATTGATAGCCTACTACCTGATCACCCGCCTGGCGTACCAGTTGCTGAACATTGCCCCTGGCCAGCGCATGTCCATTTCGCCCCTTGCTGCCATTGACAACTTTCGGGTGATTTATTCGCTGCTTGGTGGACACACGTTTCCATTCCTGTGTACCGACTGTTTGGGGTCTTACCGTACCGTACGCTGGCTGCTTCCCCTGGCGGCAATATTCGCGTTGTTTCTGCTGGTGGTGATCACAAAGAGCAAGCAACAGCGCAAACCACTGCACAGCATTATCGTGGCACTACTGATTCTGCTTGGCTTCTTTTCACCCTTCGCACTCGCCTTCGCCGGATCAAATACTCCATTCCCTCCACGTTCACTGATAAGCCTGGCTGTGTTGCATGGTTTCTGGGTGGCATTTGCGTTCGACGCGATAGCTGACCGCAGCGTCAAAAACGGCAGTTCCCATTACATCGGTGGCGCCGTACTGCTGGCTGCATTCCTGTTTGTTTTCGACAGTGGTGCTCAAATCAATAATTTTGCCTACGACAAACATCTGTCCACGCAGGTGGACATGCTGGCGACCAATCGCATCATCAGTCGCATAGAACTGGTAGCGGCCAATGAACAACGAGACCTGCAAACACCACAACCCCTTGTAGTTATCCATGACATTCCGCTGCAATCATCACCCCGTGGCGACGCTGGCACCGCACGCCACGCACCCTGGTCAAAGGAATGGATTTTCCGCCTGGCCAGCCCTCAATTGAGGCCTGCACCAGAAACCGAACAGATTGCGCGCGAGGCTGCTGCCGGGCGCTCTGGTTGGCCAAGCCACGAATCGGTATTTTTTCTTGATAACGGCACTGTTGTAGTCATCATCAATCAGCATGAGGAATAG
- a CDS encoding GtrA family protein, translated as MKMIPANTFLRYSSVGVLNTVLHWSIFLLLVSLFGISQAISNTIAFMAAVSFSYLATAHLDLHWFRRCQPCVPLCQFNDSSEIDLG; from the coding sequence ATGAAGATGATCCCTGCGAACACCTTCCTGCGATACAGCAGTGTCGGCGTGTTGAATACAGTGCTGCACTGGAGCATTTTTCTTTTGCTGGTCAGCCTGTTTGGCATCAGCCAGGCCATATCAAATACCATTGCCTTCATGGCAGCGGTCAGCTTTTCATACCTGGCCACTGCGCATCTGGACTTACATTGGTTTCGACGTTGCCAGCCTTGCGTTCCTCTATGCCAGTTCAATGATTCTTCAGAAATTGATCTGGGGTAA
- the uvrA gene encoding excinuclease ABC subunit UvrA has translation MDTILIRGARTHNLKNIDLDLPRDKLIVFTGLSGSGKSSLAFDTLYAEGQRRYVESLSAYARQFLSMMEKPDVDHIEGLSPAISIEQKSTSHNPRSTVGTITEIYDYLRLLFARVGIPRCPDHDLPLAAQTVSQMVDQVLGMTEGSKLMLLAPVMRERKGEHLAVIEELRAQGFVRARIDGRIHDLDEAPALDKKRKHTIEVVVDRFKVRDDLQLRLAESFETALNLADGLAIIAPMEGETGDEVTFSARFACPVCGHSISELEPRLFSFNNPAGACPTCDGLGVKQFFDQKRLVNGELTLGEGAIRGWDRRNVYYFQMLNSLAEHFGIDLDLPFDDIPAEHQQVILTGTGTEKVPFRYMNDRGDVVRREHPFEGILPNMERRYRETESASVREELAKFLSTQPCPSCHGTRLRREARHVFIDERNLPGLTTMPVGAAAEYFGQLTLQGNRGEIAEKILKEIRARLQFLVNVGLDYLTLDRSADTLSGGEAQRIRLASQIGAGLVGVMYILDEPSIGLHQRDNERLLGTLIHLRDLGNTVIVVEHDEDAIRLADYVVDIGPGAGVHGGQIVAHGTPQAVMEHPDSLTGKYLSGRVKIAVPAQRTPPRKQEWLRLKGACGNNLQKVNLEIPVGLLTCVTGVSGSGKSTLINNTLYPLTATELNGATTLDAAPHTSFDGMQYLDKVVDIDQSPIGRTPRSNPATYTGLFTPIRDLFAGTQEARSRGYKAGRFSFNVKGGRCEACQGDGLIKVEMHFLPDIYVPCDVCKSKRYNRETLEIKYKGRNIHEVLEMTIEEAREFFDAVPALARKLQTLMDVGLSYIRLGQSATTLSGGEAQRVKLARELSKRDTGKTLYILDEPTTGLHFADIQQLLDVLHRLRDHGNTVVVIEHNLDVIKTADWLVDMGPEGGSGGGQIIATGTPEQVAANPASHTGRFLGPLLTNTK, from the coding sequence GTGGATACCATTCTGATCCGTGGGGCGCGCACCCACAACCTGAAGAACATTGACCTGGATTTGCCCCGCGACAAGCTTATTGTATTTACCGGCCTGTCCGGCTCGGGTAAATCCTCTCTGGCTTTCGATACCCTCTATGCCGAGGGTCAGCGCCGCTATGTCGAATCGCTGTCTGCCTATGCACGCCAGTTTCTGTCGATGATGGAAAAGCCCGACGTTGACCATATCGAAGGTTTGTCACCGGCGATTTCCATCGAACAGAAATCCACCTCGCACAATCCCCGGTCAACCGTTGGCACCATTACCGAGATCTACGATTATCTGCGTCTGCTGTTTGCCCGTGTGGGGATTCCGCGCTGCCCTGATCACGACCTGCCGCTGGCGGCGCAAACCGTGAGCCAGATGGTCGATCAGGTGCTGGGCATGACCGAGGGCAGCAAGCTGATGCTGCTCGCACCGGTCATGCGCGAGCGCAAGGGCGAGCACCTGGCGGTCATTGAAGAATTACGTGCCCAGGGGTTTGTCCGGGCTCGCATTGACGGCCGCATCCATGATCTGGATGAAGCCCCGGCACTGGACAAGAAGCGCAAGCATACTATTGAAGTAGTGGTTGACCGGTTCAAGGTGCGCGATGACCTGCAACTGCGGCTGGCGGAGTCGTTTGAAACTGCGCTCAATCTGGCCGATGGCCTGGCAATCATCGCGCCCATGGAAGGTGAAACCGGCGACGAGGTCACCTTCAGCGCGCGCTTTGCCTGTCCGGTATGTGGGCACTCCATCAGCGAACTGGAACCCCGACTGTTCTCCTTCAACAATCCGGCGGGCGCCTGCCCGACCTGTGATGGCCTGGGGGTCAAACAGTTCTTTGATCAGAAGCGCCTGGTCAATGGTGAGCTGACCCTTGGCGAAGGGGCGATCCGCGGCTGGGATCGACGCAACGTGTATTACTTCCAGATGCTTAATTCACTGGCCGAGCATTTCGGCATTGATCTCGACCTGCCATTCGACGATATCCCGGCTGAACATCAACAGGTGATCCTCACCGGTACCGGCACGGAGAAAGTGCCCTTCCGCTATATGAATGACCGGGGCGATGTGGTCCGTCGTGAGCATCCGTTCGAGGGTATTCTGCCCAATATGGAGCGCCGCTACCGGGAAACCGAATCGGCCAGCGTGCGTGAAGAACTGGCCAAGTTTCTCAGCACCCAGCCCTGTCCTTCCTGTCACGGCACCCGGCTACGCCGTGAAGCACGCCACGTATTTATCGACGAACGCAACCTGCCCGGACTGACCACCATGCCGGTCGGCGCCGCCGCCGAGTATTTCGGTCAACTCACCTTGCAGGGCAACCGCGGTGAGATTGCCGAGAAGATTCTCAAGGAAATTCGTGCCCGCCTGCAGTTTCTGGTCAATGTCGGGCTTGATTACCTGACGCTGGACCGCAGTGCCGACACCCTCTCCGGCGGTGAAGCACAGCGTATTCGCCTGGCCAGCCAGATCGGTGCTGGCCTGGTCGGCGTCATGTACATTCTCGATGAACCCTCGATTGGCTTGCACCAGCGTGACAATGAGCGCCTGCTCGGCACCCTGATTCACCTGCGCGACCTGGGCAACACCGTGATTGTGGTCGAACACGACGAGGATGCCATCCGCCTGGCCGATTATGTCGTGGACATAGGTCCCGGGGCCGGCGTCCATGGTGGTCAGATCGTTGCCCATGGCACGCCACAGGCCGTAATGGAGCATCCGGATTCATTGACCGGAAAATACCTCTCCGGGCGCGTCAAGATTGCCGTACCGGCCCAGCGTACCCCACCCCGCAAACAGGAGTGGCTGCGACTCAAAGGGGCCTGTGGCAACAACCTGCAGAAGGTCAACCTGGAGATTCCGGTCGGCCTGCTGACCTGTGTCACCGGTGTATCGGGCTCGGGTAAATCCACCCTGATCAACAATACCCTGTACCCGCTTACCGCCACCGAGCTGAACGGCGCCACTACTCTGGACGCCGCCCCGCACACCAGCTTTGACGGTATGCAATACCTGGACAAGGTGGTGGATATCGACCAGAGCCCGATTGGCCGCACCCCACGCTCCAATCCGGCAACCTATACCGGCCTGTTTACGCCGATTCGTGACCTGTTTGCCGGCACCCAGGAAGCGCGCTCGCGCGGTTACAAGGCCGGTCGATTCTCCTTCAACGTCAAGGGTGGCCGCTGCGAAGCTTGCCAGGGCGATGGGCTGATCAAGGTCGAAATGCACTTCCTGCCGGATATCTACGTACCCTGCGATGTATGCAAGAGCAAGCGCTACAACCGGGAAACGCTGGAGATCAAATACAAGGGCAGGAACATCCATGAAGTGCTGGAGATGACCATTGAAGAAGCGCGTGAGTTCTTCGATGCAGTGCCGGCCCTGGCGCGCAAACTACAAACCCTGATGGATGTTGGTCTCTCCTATATTCGTCTGGGTCAATCAGCCACCACCCTGTCCGGCGGTGAAGCTCAACGGGTCAAGCTTGCCCGCGAGCTGTCCAAGCGAGATACCGGCAAAACCCTGTATATTCTTGATGAACCCACCACCGGCCTGCACTTTGCCGACATTCAACAATTGCTCGACGTACTTCACCGGTTGCGCGACCATGGCAACACTGTGGTAGTCATCGAACACAATCTGGATGTCATCAAGACCGCAGACTGGTTGGTGGATATGGGACCGGAAGGTGGCTCGGGTGGCGGGCAGATCATAGCCACAGGTACACCGGAGCAGGTGGCAGCCAACCCCGCATCACATACCGGGCGCTTTCTGGGCCCTTTACTGACGAATACAAAATAA
- a CDS encoding SDR family oxidoreductase, translated as MKKILIIGACSAIAAACARRWVSSESEFVLTGRDADKLQQQADDLLSRGAKAVHCHVVDVNELSTHQPLVDFAIEHLRQLDLVLMAYGSLPDQARCETDVAYALQEFHTNAVSTISLLGLLGARLEQQAHGALAVIASVAADRGRPSNYLYGSAKAAVATYAEGLRARLFKVGVSVTTIKPGFVDTPMTQGLDLPALLLATPDQVARRIVKSVAARRAVVYAPAFWWPIMLIIRCLPQVVFKRLNL; from the coding sequence ATGAAGAAAATCCTGATTATTGGTGCCTGTTCGGCGATTGCCGCCGCCTGCGCCCGGCGCTGGGTAAGTTCAGAGAGCGAATTTGTTCTCACCGGGCGGGATGCCGACAAGTTGCAACAACAGGCAGATGACTTGTTGAGTCGGGGAGCCAAGGCAGTGCACTGCCATGTCGTGGATGTGAATGAGCTGTCGACGCATCAGCCCCTGGTGGACTTTGCCATTGAACACTTGCGCCAACTCGATCTGGTACTGATGGCCTACGGAAGTCTGCCGGATCAGGCCCGTTGTGAGACTGATGTGGCTTATGCGCTGCAGGAGTTCCATACCAATGCGGTTTCAACCATCAGCCTGCTTGGACTGTTGGGCGCCAGGCTCGAGCAGCAGGCGCATGGTGCCCTGGCCGTGATTGCCTCGGTTGCGGCTGACCGTGGGCGACCCAGCAACTACCTTTATGGCAGTGCCAAGGCAGCGGTAGCCACCTATGCTGAAGGCCTGCGTGCCAGGCTGTTCAAGGTGGGTGTTTCGGTGACTACGATCAAGCCGGGTTTTGTTGATACTCCGATGACCCAGGGGCTGGACTTGCCGGCATTGCTGCTGGCCACCCCGGATCAGGTCGCCCGGCGTATCGTCAAATCCGTCGCCGCTCGTCGGGCGGTGGTCTATGCGCCGGCTTTCTGGTGGCCAATCATGTTGATTATCCGATGCCTGCCGCAAGTCGTGTTCAAGAGATTGAATCTGTGA
- a CDS encoding lysylphosphatidylglycerol synthase transmembrane domain-containing protein: protein MSQTRWFSGWRYQALLISIALSALGYLLFSLWGGWDDVVQAVARVGLFGVLLALLMSLVNYGLRFLRWQLYLSLLSHRVPWLVSLRIYLAGFALTTTPGKAGEAMRGVLLRPWSVDYTHSFALFFSERLSDLLAIVLLTLFGLLLYPDATWLILLGLALVGFCFVILSQRRLLRWSTARIAERKGPWWQALLHVLQMLASAQRCHRPLPLLLATLLSLIAWSAEALAFYWILGWMGFPVTLPFACFVYALAMLAGALSFMPGGLGGAEAVMAGLLIWKGMAPADAVAATVLIRLATLWFAVAIGVVCLQLESRAGVRKHQPVTRL from the coding sequence GTGAGCCAGACCCGCTGGTTCAGTGGTTGGCGCTATCAGGCACTACTGATTTCAATTGCTCTCAGCGCCCTGGGTTATCTGTTGTTTTCCCTCTGGGGTGGCTGGGACGATGTGGTGCAGGCGGTGGCACGTGTTGGCCTGTTCGGGGTACTGCTGGCGTTGCTGATGTCCCTGGTCAATTACGGCCTGCGTTTTCTGCGCTGGCAGTTGTACCTGAGCCTGTTGTCGCACCGGGTTCCCTGGTTGGTCAGCCTGCGCATTTATCTGGCCGGATTCGCCCTGACCACAACCCCCGGCAAGGCCGGTGAAGCCATGCGAGGTGTGCTGCTGCGGCCCTGGAGCGTGGATTATACCCACAGCTTTGCGCTGTTCTTCAGTGAACGGCTGTCTGACCTTCTGGCTATTGTGCTCTTGACCCTGTTCGGGCTCTTGCTCTACCCCGACGCGACCTGGCTGATCCTGTTGGGGTTGGCGCTGGTTGGCTTCTGTTTTGTCATACTCAGCCAGCGGCGGCTGCTGCGCTGGTCAACCGCACGCATAGCCGAGCGCAAGGGACCCTGGTGGCAAGCCTTGCTGCATGTGCTGCAGATGCTGGCCTCCGCGCAGCGCTGTCACCGTCCGCTGCCACTGTTGCTGGCGACCTTGCTGAGCCTGATCGCCTGGTCGGCTGAAGCCCTCGCCTTTTACTGGATACTTGGCTGGATGGGCTTCCCGGTAACACTGCCCTTTGCCTGTTTTGTGTATGCCCTGGCCATGCTGGCGGGGGCCTTGAGCTTCATGCCAGGTGGTCTTGGCGGTGCCGAGGCGGTCATGGCAGGATTACTGATCTGGAAAGGCATGGCACCGGCAGATGCAGTGGCGGCCACTGTGCTGATTCGCCTGGCCACATTGTGGTTTGCCGTTGCCATTGGTGTGGTTTGCCTGCAACTGGAATCAAGGGCCGGTGTCAGAAAACATCAGCCTGTTACCCGTTTATAG
- a CDS encoding glycosyltransferase family 2 protein, which yields MNKDARVVVITPTIGTPELRQAVASVQAQTAPVRHLVVVDGDKFLPAVQQVLADLPAPELMVLPENTGANGFNGHRVYASVPHLVNADYVLFLDEDNWFEPEHVASLLELALQDELDFAYALRKVVSKTGEYLCHDDCESLGKWPAFHGRTHLVDTSCYLFRRQWLIKHCHLWHTDNWHVDRNFFSHSSQLPNVRFACSGHYSLNYRLGSTERSVKQDFFQRGNALMAQKYAGKFPWSQRGSADVATDVVPAEAPRPVYRLEDLILFAGVKQDAYRPDAALLSKADRQTFAVLPPAISEQLQQLQRLLPLEQHQQMLRQLYGRSAIDLKTLIPDLRRAGLVTSGNDLYDKVLSETPTRAGHGAEWVLGIASADRPAMVERLLQSLLPYVSDVTPSPLLVFVDDSRQADHAQRNEAALRAFAADSGLQLVYHNRATRARLVKTLAGRQPELSASLHWLLDPVAHPEDSGTYGLGKNLLSLYASGKKLLMLDDDCLLPPWQGDEVKPGASLSFQTSDFAIYDSFDAAMADARPAGVNPLQAHLDVLGQPLGQVFRQRNAQPEEIALWQGLSAEQIPHLSSAAPVSMTTNTIIGAQNSRRMDMLFTLGQSGERVERYLQGAVGQTEKPQISWRMSERDCIHPQIALLCTTLSGVAVTELPAPCIPVGRSEDLFLGELTRYLTFSAQHYRFAWGLVHQPQPERSWNPWAVQSGGPLDTVFLHRALLRLCESECHLQSPEQRYAYLLTRLQELLLDPDAWMFAEGVRFRTQRCKSLRQNLQDSAHLPHYQAALKRQLADADKALAEVKSELAALRFSWQSEGLALLNALRDWPGIVALCRSQQELLAGLGDES from the coding sequence GTGAATAAGGATGCGCGCGTTGTGGTCATTACGCCGACTATTGGTACGCCTGAATTGCGTCAGGCAGTGGCCAGTGTTCAGGCCCAGACAGCGCCGGTACGGCATCTGGTCGTGGTGGATGGCGACAAATTCCTGCCTGCGGTGCAGCAGGTACTGGCTGATTTGCCGGCGCCGGAACTGATGGTGCTGCCGGAAAATACCGGGGCCAATGGTTTCAATGGCCATCGCGTGTATGCCTCGGTGCCCCATCTGGTGAATGCCGACTATGTGCTGTTTCTGGATGAGGACAACTGGTTCGAGCCCGAGCATGTCGCCAGCCTGCTGGAATTGGCCCTGCAGGACGAGCTGGATTTTGCCTATGCCTTGCGCAAAGTGGTCAGCAAGACTGGCGAGTACCTGTGTCACGATGACTGCGAAAGTCTGGGCAAGTGGCCGGCTTTTCATGGGCGCACACATCTGGTGGATACCTCCTGCTATCTGTTTCGCCGTCAGTGGCTGATCAAGCATTGCCACCTCTGGCATACCGATAACTGGCATGTCGACCGCAACTTTTTTTCCCATTCCAGCCAGTTGCCGAATGTGCGTTTTGCCTGTAGCGGGCACTATTCGCTGAATTACCGTCTGGGCAGTACCGAACGCTCGGTGAAGCAGGACTTTTTCCAGCGTGGCAATGCCCTGATGGCGCAAAAATACGCGGGCAAGTTCCCCTGGAGTCAGCGAGGCAGTGCCGATGTGGCAACTGATGTGGTACCCGCTGAGGCGCCCAGGCCAGTGTATCGGCTGGAAGACCTGATCCTGTTTGCCGGGGTGAAACAGGACGCCTATCGGCCGGATGCTGCCTTGCTGAGTAAAGCGGATCGCCAGACCTTTGCCGTGCTGCCGCCAGCGATCAGCGAACAACTGCAGCAATTGCAGCGCTTGTTGCCGCTGGAGCAGCACCAGCAAATGTTGCGGCAGCTGTATGGCCGGTCAGCGATTGATCTGAAAACGCTGATACCGGATTTGCGCCGCGCCGGGCTCGTAACCAGTGGAAACGATCTGTATGACAAGGTGCTGTCGGAAACACCGACTCGCGCTGGCCATGGGGCTGAATGGGTGCTGGGCATCGCTTCAGCGGATCGCCCGGCCATGGTTGAGCGCTTGCTGCAAAGCCTGTTGCCCTATGTCTCGGATGTGACGCCCAGCCCTTTGCTGGTGTTTGTCGATGATTCACGTCAGGCTGACCATGCGCAGCGGAATGAAGCGGCGCTGCGAGCCTTTGCTGCCGATAGCGGGTTGCAGCTGGTGTATCACAATCGGGCAACCCGCGCTCGCCTGGTCAAGACACTGGCGGGGCGGCAGCCTGAACTGTCAGCATCCTTGCATTGGCTACTGGACCCTGTGGCGCATCCTGAAGACAGTGGAACTTATGGTTTGGGCAAGAACTTGCTCAGCCTGTATGCCAGCGGCAAGAAATTGTTGATGCTGGATGATGATTGCCTGTTGCCGCCCTGGCAGGGCGACGAGGTCAAACCCGGTGCCAGCCTGAGCTTTCAGACCAGCGACTTTGCCATTTATGACAGTTTTGACGCCGCCATGGCGGACGCCCGGCCGGCCGGGGTGAATCCCTTGCAGGCCCATCTGGACGTCCTGGGTCAGCCGTTGGGCCAGGTGTTCCGGCAGCGAAATGCGCAGCCGGAAGAGATTGCTTTGTGGCAAGGTCTGAGTGCTGAACAGATACCGCATCTGTCATCTGCAGCGCCGGTCAGCATGACCACCAATACCATCATTGGCGCGCAGAACTCCCGACGCATGGACATGCTGTTTACCCTTGGCCAGTCGGGTGAGCGGGTCGAACGCTATCTGCAGGGGGCGGTCGGACAAACGGAAAAACCCCAGATCAGCTGGCGCATGAGTGAGCGTGACTGTATTCACCCGCAGATTGCCCTGTTGTGTACCACGCTGAGTGGTGTGGCGGTTACCGAGTTACCTGCACCCTGTATTCCGGTTGGTCGCAGTGAGGATCTGTTTCTCGGCGAGCTGACTCGTTATCTGACGTTCTCAGCCCAGCATTATCGCTTTGCCTGGGGGCTGGTGCATCAGCCCCAGCCGGAACGCAGCTGGAACCCCTGGGCCGTGCAGTCTGGCGGCCCATTGGACACTGTGTTTCTGCACCGTGCGCTATTGCGCTTGTGTGAAAGCGAGTGTCATTTACAGTCACCTGAGCAGCGTTATGCGTATCTGTTGACCCGTTTGCAGGAGTTGTTGCTGGATCCGGACGCCTGGATGTTTGCCGAGGGGGTCAGGTTTCGAACGCAGCGCTGCAAGAGTCTGCGGCAGAATTTGCAGGATTCAGCCCACCTGCCGCATTACCAGGCCGCGCTGAAGCGCCAGCTGGCAGATGCCGACAAGGCGCTGGCGGAGGTCAAAAGCGAGCTGGCTGCTCTGCGCTTCAGCTGGCAAAGTGAAGGACTGGCCTTGCTCAATGCATTGCGTGACTGGCCGGGCATCGTTGCTTTGTGCCGCAGTCAGCAAGAACTCCTGGCTGGCCTCGGGGATGAGTCATAA